The proteins below come from a single Aegilops tauschii subsp. strangulata cultivar AL8/78 chromosome 6, Aet v6.0, whole genome shotgun sequence genomic window:
- the LOC120965992 gene encoding uncharacterized protein — MAMASPSTALLLVAAALLLASCCHASPLPPHAISGGEAKKVADVVPAETDPAKCEMMVPCDGEKCTEHCVRIGLGNARGFCSFHDLHFECCCPMPPPLRSRRLSSSGSV; from the exons ATGGCCATGGCCAGTCCTAGCACTGCTCTCCTCCTCGTTGCGGCCGCCCTCCTCTTGGCGTCATGCTGCCACGCATCGCCATTACCACCGCACGCCATCTCAG GCGGCGAGGCGAAGAAGGTGGCGGACGTCGTGCCGGCGGAGACGGACCCGGCCAAGTGTGAGATGATGGTGCCGTGCGACGGGGAGAAGTGCACCGAGCACTGCGTCCGCATAGGGCTGGGCAACGCGAGGGGCTTCTGCTCCTTCCACGACTTGCACTTCGAGTGCTGCTGCCCCATGCCGCCGCCCCTGCGCTCGCGccgcctctcctcctccggctcgGTTTAG